Proteins found in one Falco cherrug isolate bFalChe1 unplaced genomic scaffold, bFalChe1.pri scaffold_44, whole genome shotgun sequence genomic segment:
- the LOC129735172 gene encoding ankyrin repeat domain-containing protein 26-like, which translates to MEVTDGPGLTHSSDPTSEDVRLEASTYKETMLLLEELGVVHMGSATLLKMQNILLEYERRIERQKNQYKALSREVRKLEDEREESQFRAEKTQDLKSVLAHQEAEWKRDIQSLKCSLKQEEEKRLRVEVLCEKRREDLRRKEDQYCKEMEEKQKLELQSRNSEMELRTLRKLLKQYA; encoded by the exons ATGGAAGTAACTGATGGCCCTGGTTTAACTCACTCATCTGACCCAACTTCAGAGGATGTCCGGTTGGAAGCTTCAACCTACAAGGAGACTatgctgctgttggaagagCTTGGTGTGGTTCATATGG GTTCTGCTACtttgttgaaaatgcaaaacatacttCTTGAATATGAACGGAGAATAGAACgtcagaaaaatcagtataaaGCGCTCTCAAGAGAAGTAAGGAAATTGGAAGACGAAAGGGAGGAGTCACAGTTCAGAGCGGAGAAGACTCAAGATTTGAAATCCGTGTTGGCTCACCaagaagcagaatggaaaagggATATCCAAAGCCTTAA ATgttctttgaaacaagaagaagaaaagaggctcAGAGTAGAAGTGCTgtgtgagaaaaggagagaagaccTCCGAAGGAAAGAAGATCAATATTGTaaagagatggaggagaaacagaaacttgagtTACAGTCTAGGAATTCAGAAATGGAGTTAAGAACACTGAGAAAGCTCTTGAAACAG TATGCCTAG